A single genomic interval of Microbulbifer variabilis harbors:
- a CDS encoding DUF3667 domain-containing protein encodes MSCSETVEHIKGSVAECANCKTELLGPHCYSCGQPVKGMVRQFSNIIGDFFDTLLALDSRIVRTLAPLLFRPGFLTVEYFAGRRVRYVSPVRLFIFLCITTFFTIQLSTDWKDYSSENDETVVEEVSDIKQPLDEGRNTISDTSNQDVETEFLPNKAPKKVGEIIDDFQRAEPKLVVDIFDSEEDEHCNVKIGGACWDNKVERPRFSGVPQSLVDSVAEFLLKIEKNSDLVEADPNRFKKIFLGSLPSTLFIMLPIFAFMLWVLYLFKRRLYMEHLIVALHSHAFISLALLLMTLLLNVQGWFGGYPWVEQITWSLISILVFWIPVYLLIMQKRLYRQGWIMTLIKYSFLAVVYPLMLSIGATLAVLYSVAEF; translated from the coding sequence ATGAGTTGTTCAGAAACAGTGGAACATATAAAAGGAAGTGTTGCTGAATGTGCAAACTGCAAGACCGAACTTTTGGGGCCACACTGTTATTCTTGTGGTCAGCCTGTAAAAGGAATGGTGCGCCAATTTTCTAACATAATCGGGGATTTTTTTGACACATTACTAGCGCTTGATTCGCGTATAGTACGCACTCTGGCGCCTTTGCTGTTTCGTCCTGGTTTTCTAACAGTCGAGTATTTTGCTGGACGGCGGGTACGTTATGTCAGCCCAGTACGTTTGTTTATTTTCTTATGTATAACAACCTTTTTTACAATTCAGCTTAGCACTGATTGGAAGGATTATTCATCTGAGAATGATGAGACTGTGGTTGAGGAAGTATCTGATATAAAGCAGCCCCTTGATGAAGGGAGAAATACTATATCAGACACATCAAATCAGGATGTCGAGACTGAATTTTTGCCGAATAAGGCTCCAAAAAAAGTTGGTGAAATAATCGATGATTTTCAGAGGGCTGAGCCCAAATTGGTAGTTGATATTTTTGATAGTGAAGAGGATGAACATTGCAATGTAAAGATTGGTGGAGCTTGTTGGGATAACAAAGTTGAACGCCCCAGATTTTCAGGTGTACCACAATCCCTGGTGGATAGCGTGGCTGAATTCTTGCTAAAGATCGAAAAAAATAGTGATCTAGTTGAAGCTGATCCCAATCGTTTCAAGAAGATTTTTCTTGGTTCTTTACCTTCCACACTATTTATTATGCTGCCTATTTTTGCATTCATGTTATGGGTGCTTTATCTGTTCAAGCGAAGGTTATATATGGAACACTTAATTGTTGCATTACATAGCCATGCATTTATTAGTTTGGCACTATTACTGATGACTCTTCTACTTAATGTTCAGGGTTGGTTTGGCGGTTATCCATGGGTTGAGCAGATCACGTGGAGTTTAATATCTATCCTTGTCTTTTGGATACCTGTATATCTTTTAATCATGCAAAAGCGTTTATATAGGCAAGGTTGGATTATGACTTTGATTAAGTATTCTTTCTTAGCTGTTGTGTATCCGCTAATGCTTTCAATTGGAGCTACATTGGCAGTTTTATACAGCGTCGCAGAATTTTAG
- a CDS encoding DUF3667 domain-containing protein, which translates to MSTTASANHSAQKSNRCANCETELLGPHCYKCGQPVKGMVRHFSSIIGDFFDTLLAFDSRTWKTVPSLFFRPGFLTTEYFSGRRVRYVSPVRLFIFLCITSFFVTQINSDWAINFGGNKSVVVDTESAERGLDQAVENLKALQKKHAEDNLVVINLEEVESELVEERIEIKTGLDELNTDLDKVNVNLNGVTGASKQSEYFTKDAIASGLNETITEIDEEFFQVGWLPDSLEDWVNKKVDSAHKNVERVTEDPNRLKKAFLGALPSTLIIMLPIFAMMLWVAYIFKRRLYMEHLIVALHSHAFICLSILTANLFYSASEKFSDYNVISSLFDNLFFLLIIWVPIYLFWMQKRIYQQGWLITLCKYSFLGGAYLILLALGAALTVLWSLAEL; encoded by the coding sequence ATGAGTACTACGGCATCCGCAAATCATTCTGCTCAAAAATCAAATCGTTGTGCTAACTGCGAAACTGAACTTTTGGGACCTCACTGTTACAAGTGTGGTCAGCCGGTCAAGGGGATGGTGCGTCATTTCTCTTCCATAATTGGAGACTTTTTTGACACTCTACTGGCATTTGACTCGCGTACATGGAAAACAGTGCCGTCCTTATTCTTTCGACCTGGATTTTTAACTACTGAATATTTTTCAGGTCGTAGAGTCCGCTATGTGAGTCCTGTAAGGTTGTTTATTTTTCTTTGTATCACCAGTTTTTTTGTTACTCAGATTAATAGTGACTGGGCTATTAACTTTGGTGGCAATAAATCTGTAGTTGTAGATACGGAGTCTGCCGAAAGAGGTCTTGATCAGGCTGTTGAGAATTTAAAAGCCCTCCAAAAAAAACATGCTGAAGACAATTTGGTGGTCATCAATTTAGAGGAGGTAGAATCTGAGCTTGTTGAAGAACGCATTGAAATTAAGACGGGTTTAGACGAACTGAATACGGATCTAGATAAAGTTAATGTCAATCTAAACGGAGTTACAGGGGCATCAAAGCAATCCGAATATTTCACTAAGGATGCTATTGCTTCGGGACTAAATGAAACCATTACCGAAATAGATGAAGAGTTTTTTCAAGTTGGCTGGCTTCCTGATTCTTTGGAAGATTGGGTTAATAAAAAAGTAGACAGTGCCCATAAAAATGTAGAACGAGTCACTGAAGATCCAAATCGACTTAAGAAAGCATTTCTGGGAGCCTTGCCTTCTACTTTAATAATCATGTTGCCAATTTTCGCCATGATGTTGTGGGTAGCTTATATCTTCAAACGTCGACTTTATATGGAGCATTTGATTGTTGCACTGCACAGTCATGCTTTTATTTGTTTAAGTATTTTAACTGCCAATCTGTTTTACAGCGCAAGCGAAAAGTTTTCTGATTACAATGTAATCTCTTCACTTTTTGATAATCTGTTTTTTCTGCTAATTATTTGGGTCCCCATTTATCTATTTTGGATGCAAAAGCGTATATATCAGCAGGGGTGGCTTATTACCTTATGTAAATACTCTTTTCTGGGAGGGGCTTATTTGATTTTGCTGGCCTTGGGTGCGGCTTTGACTGTTCTCTGGAGCTTGGCAGAGCTTTAG
- the pepB gene encoding aminopeptidase PepB, producing the protein MTKAMRVHLVEGTAGEPWGEAALLSFNGSEAHIHIGAAKGAALVAAQRAARRLDGMGINEVILSGEGWDIESRWAFWGGYFNPRINNKIHWGSEDAGELKELAARENAACWVREITNGTPDDVSPRVLAESAAEMLQKLAPSVVNYRIVAGDDLLRDGFVGIHNVGRGSVREPVMLQLDYNPTGNADAEVDICLVGKGITFDSGGYSIKPSSNMATMKSDMGGAAMVTGGLALAIARGLEKRVKLYLCCAENLVSGHAFKLGDIIEYKNGVTVEVLNTDAEGRLVLADGLLAAGEDKPRFVLDAATLTGAAKMAVGRDFNSVFSFEDEMAQKVLNAAAQENEKAWRLPLEPFHLEQTPSNFADISNIGADGSPGASTAAAFLARFVSEGGRNWVHIDLSGSYQPSANDLWAAGAKGHGLRTIARFLLDN; encoded by the coding sequence ATGACAAAAGCTATGCGCGTTCATTTGGTGGAAGGCACTGCAGGAGAACCCTGGGGCGAGGCGGCGTTACTCAGTTTTAATGGCAGCGAAGCCCATATCCATATTGGTGCGGCCAAAGGTGCTGCACTGGTGGCGGCGCAACGCGCGGCTCGGCGCCTCGATGGCATGGGAATCAATGAGGTGATACTCAGCGGTGAGGGTTGGGATATCGAAAGTCGCTGGGCTTTCTGGGGCGGTTATTTTAATCCACGTATCAATAATAAAATCCACTGGGGCAGCGAGGATGCTGGCGAGCTAAAAGAACTGGCAGCACGTGAAAATGCTGCGTGTTGGGTCCGCGAGATTACCAATGGCACGCCGGATGATGTTTCTCCCAGGGTGCTGGCGGAGAGCGCGGCGGAAATGCTACAGAAGCTTGCCCCGAGCGTAGTTAACTATCGCATAGTGGCCGGGGATGACTTGCTGCGCGATGGCTTTGTTGGTATCCACAATGTGGGCCGTGGTAGCGTGCGCGAGCCGGTCATGTTACAGCTCGACTACAACCCTACAGGCAATGCGGATGCTGAGGTGGATATCTGTCTGGTGGGCAAAGGGATTACCTTCGATTCCGGTGGCTACAGCATTAAGCCCTCAAGCAACATGGCCACCATGAAATCTGATATGGGCGGTGCCGCTATGGTGACTGGAGGTCTCGCGCTGGCCATTGCGCGTGGTCTGGAAAAAAGAGTGAAGCTGTACCTTTGCTGTGCGGAGAACCTGGTTTCCGGCCACGCATTTAAGTTGGGCGATATTATTGAATACAAGAATGGTGTCACCGTTGAGGTGCTGAATACCGATGCGGAAGGGCGTCTGGTATTAGCGGATGGCCTACTCGCCGCAGGGGAAGATAAGCCTCGCTTTGTTTTGGATGCCGCTACCCTGACGGGTGCTGCCAAAATGGCTGTAGGCCGCGACTTTAATTCAGTCTTCAGTTTTGAAGATGAAATGGCACAGAAGGTACTGAATGCCGCAGCACAGGAGAATGAGAAGGCCTGGCGCTTGCCACTGGAGCCCTTCCATCTGGAGCAGACCCCTTCTAACTTTGCCGATATTTCTAATATAGGCGCTGACGGTAGCCCTGGGGCTTCAACTGCGGCGGCCTTCCTTGCTCGTTTTGTATCGGAGGGGGGCCGCAACTGGGTGCATATAGATCTCTCTGGCTCTTACCAGCCAAGTGCCAATGACCTTTGGGCCGCTGGTGCCAAGGGACATGGCTTGAGAACTATTGCTCGTTTCCTACTGGATAATTAA